The Sporosarcina luteola genome contains a region encoding:
- a CDS encoding class I adenylate-forming enzyme family protein codes for MQHMLFADPIRLNASRYGEKEALSYMGKRFSYREFNERINRLAHALLETGVEKGDKVAFMLLNCNELFEIMFACAKIGAVFVPINSRFVGPEIEHVLTNSDAVGLIYGAEFDIEISSIKERVKDVQLFVSVGGSAEMASFEYESWIARYSENEPIIDYELGELDTVCIMYTGGTTGHPKGAVRSHRSMYLVALLFSIEFGIVRNGKGLVSGPLYGAAALSTSVPNLLVGNSLHILPKFHPVGVLEAIDKEKTTTSFMAPPMFDAIFALPEEVRNKYDVSSMKGLFSVGAPLHSSTKEKVMAFFKDAELNEFYGATEHGGSTNLFPEYQELKERSVGVPMLGMEVKLVDNDGNEVPPGQPGEFLVKGLTLCDEYYKNPEATAEAFHGEWLGLGDMGVQDEDGFYSIVDRKQDMILSGALNVYPAEIEGVLHRHPKIADVAVIGVPDEKWGEAVKAIVVLREGEEADSKEIIEFCDGKLADYKKPRTVDFADELPRSLQGKLLKYKLREMVAVEK; via the coding sequence ATGCAGCATATGTTGTTCGCAGATCCGATTAGATTGAATGCTAGTCGTTATGGAGAAAAGGAAGCGCTATCGTACATGGGCAAGAGGTTTAGTTATCGTGAATTCAATGAGCGTATTAACCGGTTAGCGCACGCGTTGCTTGAGACGGGTGTTGAGAAGGGGGATAAGGTAGCTTTTATGCTGCTGAATTGCAATGAACTCTTTGAAATCATGTTCGCTTGCGCAAAGATTGGGGCGGTTTTCGTTCCAATCAATTCCCGCTTTGTCGGACCGGAAATTGAGCATGTGTTGACAAACTCCGATGCCGTTGGACTGATATATGGGGCGGAATTCGATATAGAAATATCTTCTATTAAAGAGCGAGTGAAGGATGTTCAGTTATTCGTATCGGTTGGGGGCTCTGCTGAGATGGCGTCCTTTGAATATGAAAGCTGGATTGCACGTTATTCCGAAAATGAACCGATCATAGACTATGAATTGGGCGAGCTTGATACAGTTTGCATTATGTATACCGGAGGAACGACGGGTCATCCGAAAGGGGCGGTCCGATCGCACCGGAGCATGTATCTCGTCGCGTTACTGTTCAGTATTGAATTCGGGATTGTGAGAAACGGAAAAGGATTGGTTTCCGGTCCATTGTATGGCGCGGCGGCTCTGTCGACTTCCGTTCCGAATCTTCTCGTCGGGAATTCACTTCATATTTTGCCGAAGTTCCACCCTGTCGGAGTGTTGGAAGCAATCGATAAGGAGAAAACGACGACTTCATTCATGGCACCGCCGATGTTTGACGCGATTTTTGCTTTGCCTGAGGAGGTAAGAAACAAGTACGATGTCAGTTCGATGAAGGGACTGTTTTCAGTCGGTGCGCCATTACACTCTAGCACGAAAGAAAAAGTGATGGCATTCTTTAAGGATGCTGAATTGAATGAGTTTTACGGTGCAACGGAACATGGGGGATCGACGAATTTATTCCCGGAGTACCAGGAACTGAAGGAACGCTCCGTCGGTGTGCCAATGTTAGGAATGGAAGTGAAACTTGTCGATAACGATGGGAATGAAGTGCCGCCGGGTCAACCGGGCGAGTTTTTAGTGAAGGGCTTGACCCTTTGTGATGAATATTATAAGAACCCGGAAGCGACAGCCGAAGCGTTTCACGGCGAATGGCTTGGACTCGGTGATATGGGAGTTCAGGATGAGGACGGATTTTATTCTATCGTCGACCGCAAACAGGATATGATTTTGTCAGGCGCGCTGAACGTCTATCCAGCGGAAATTGAAGGCGTCCTCCATCGCCATCCGAAGATAGCCGATGTAGCGGTGATTGGTGTGCCGGATGAAAAATGGGGAGAAGCGGTGAAAGCGATTGTTGTCCTTCGTGAAGGAGAAGAAGCAGACTCAAAAGAGATCATCGAATTTTGCGATGGCAAGCTCGCCGACTATAAAAAGCCACGAACTGTCGATTTCGCCGACGAACTTCCACGGAGCCTGCAAGGAAAACTGTTGAAATATAAGCTCCGCGAGATGGTGGCTGTAGAGAAATAG
- a CDS encoding metal-dependent hydrolase: MKGSSHALIGVTAGAIAGYQVQPDVYTIAVASVIGGVSALVPDLDTNGLATNRITLSKQVTQWLMQLVGAGILVAIVYQYFTTGFAPSILLYAGIGLLLFIVSRLITQRRMLTLTGVMVMWLGIVMHQSIGILLVGSYIVIASFLPHRSYTHSLLGLAFYAFILNQLQQEWPIDGLLSAGIAGYGSHLIADMKLLPMNRRGVKWFAPIWNKEW, encoded by the coding sequence ATGAAAGGAAGTTCACATGCACTTATCGGCGTTACTGCCGGAGCAATCGCAGGGTATCAGGTGCAACCCGATGTATACACAATCGCAGTCGCCTCAGTGATTGGCGGCGTATCAGCACTTGTCCCCGACCTTGACACAAATGGGCTGGCAACCAACCGGATCACCCTTTCCAAACAGGTCACTCAATGGCTGATGCAGCTAGTCGGTGCGGGCATTTTAGTAGCAATCGTCTACCAATATTTCACTACAGGTTTCGCCCCATCCATTTTACTTTACGCAGGAATCGGTTTGCTACTGTTCATCGTATCGAGGCTCATTACACAACGAAGAATGTTGACCCTCACCGGTGTCATGGTGATGTGGCTCGGAATTGTGATGCATCAATCGATCGGCATCCTGTTGGTCGGAAGTTATATCGTCATAGCATCATTCCTTCCGCACCGCTCCTACACTCACTCACTTCTAGGGCTCGCGTTTTATGCGTTCATTTTGAATCAATTACAACAGGAGTGGCCGATCGACGGTCTACTATCAGCAGGGATTGCTGGTTACGGCAGCCATCTAATCGCAGACATGAAGCTCCTCCCCATGAACCGCCGAGGCGTAAAATGGTTCGCCCCGATATGGAATAAAGAGTGGTGA
- a CDS encoding ABC transporter ATP-binding protein yields the protein MSETVLRVTDLHVSFAGREEDFNAVRGVNFEVKRGETLGIVGESGSGKSVTARSIMRLLPSPPSYMKQGKIEFQGEDLSLKTEKEMESIRGKEIGMIFQDPMTSLNPTIRVGKQIAESLVKHRGLSKAEAKTEAIELLKLVGIKNSEKRYNQYPHEFSGGMRQRVMIAIALACRPSLLIADEPTTALDVTIQAQILDLMKNMQQRFDTSIILITHDFGVVAGMCDRVVVMKDGEIVETGTTIEIFENPQHPYTKKLLNALPRLDEKKKPKRTPHIKAGVDTTIPLVQVDSLRQHFDSGKGELTKAVDDISFHIRPGETLGLVGESGSGKSTTGRAILRLDEPTAGDILYQGIAVNRLSKIEMKTMRRHMQMIFQDPYSSLNPRFKVLDIIGQALDIHKLSKSKTERKKRVEELLEMVGLEPAHAMRYPHEFSGGQRQRIGIARALAVEPDFIVCDEPLSALDVSIQTQIVELLEDLQHRLGLTYLFIAHDLSMVKHISDRVAVMYAGKIVELAESEELYSNPLHPYTKSLLSAIPIPDPRIEATKKRHIPKEGSASDRYNLHNTQLVEVSKGHWVAM from the coding sequence ATGTCGGAGACAGTGTTGCGCGTGACGGATCTGCATGTTTCATTCGCCGGAAGGGAAGAAGATTTCAATGCAGTCCGCGGAGTGAACTTTGAAGTGAAGAGAGGGGAAACGTTAGGCATCGTCGGTGAATCGGGCAGTGGAAAGAGCGTCACTGCACGCTCCATCATGCGGTTGCTCCCTTCCCCTCCATCGTATATGAAGCAAGGGAAAATTGAGTTCCAAGGGGAAGACCTCTCTTTGAAGACGGAAAAAGAGATGGAAAGCATCCGAGGAAAAGAGATCGGTATGATTTTCCAAGACCCGATGACTTCGCTTAATCCGACTATACGGGTAGGAAAACAAATTGCCGAAAGCCTAGTAAAGCATAGGGGGTTATCGAAGGCGGAAGCGAAGACAGAAGCGATCGAGCTGTTGAAGCTTGTCGGAATAAAAAACAGTGAGAAGCGCTATAACCAGTATCCTCACGAATTTTCAGGAGGCATGCGACAAAGAGTAATGATCGCCATCGCGCTTGCATGCAGACCCTCCCTCTTAATTGCAGATGAACCGACAACGGCACTTGACGTAACGATCCAAGCACAAATTCTGGATTTAATGAAGAACATGCAGCAACGTTTCGACACGTCCATCATTTTGATTACGCATGACTTCGGCGTCGTTGCGGGGATGTGCGACCGGGTAGTAGTCATGAAAGACGGGGAAATTGTCGAAACTGGGACGACGATTGAGATTTTTGAAAACCCGCAGCACCCATATACGAAAAAACTATTGAACGCATTGCCCCGACTTGATGAAAAGAAGAAGCCAAAACGAACACCACATATTAAAGCAGGCGTGGACACGACGATTCCGCTCGTTCAAGTCGATTCATTACGGCAACATTTCGACAGCGGAAAAGGAGAATTGACGAAAGCGGTCGATGATATAAGCTTTCACATCCGTCCTGGGGAAACATTAGGACTCGTCGGCGAATCAGGCTCGGGTAAATCGACGACAGGCCGTGCCATTTTGCGGCTCGACGAACCGACAGCAGGCGACATCCTCTACCAAGGAATCGCCGTCAATCGGTTGTCGAAAATTGAAATGAAAACGATGCGCCGCCACATGCAGATGATTTTCCAAGACCCGTACTCATCGTTGAACCCACGATTTAAGGTGCTTGATATCATCGGGCAGGCACTCGATATCCATAAACTGAGCAAATCGAAAACGGAACGGAAAAAGAGAGTGGAAGAGCTGCTCGAAATGGTCGGCCTCGAACCGGCGCACGCCATGCGATACCCCCATGAATTCTCAGGGGGCCAGCGCCAACGCATCGGCATCGCCCGCGCCTTGGCCGTCGAACCCGACTTCATCGTCTGCGACGAACCATTATCCGCACTCGACGTCTCCATCCAAACCCAAATCGTCGAACTGCTCGAGGATCTGCAACACCGACTCGGACTCACCTATCTTTTCATCGCCCACGACCTGTCGATGGTGAAGCATATTAGCGACAGGGTCGCCGTCATGTACGCCGGCAAGATCGTCGAACTGGCCGAAAGCGAGGAACTGTACAGCAATCCATTGCACCCATACACAAAATCCTTGCTCTCCGCCATCCCGATCCCCGACCCACGGATCGAAGCAACCAAAAAGCGCCACATCCCGAAAGAAGGCTCGGCATCGGACCGCTACAACCTACACAACACTCAATTGGTAGAAGTATCAAAAGGCCACTGGGTCGCAATGTAA
- a CDS encoding SWIM zinc finger family protein, which yields MNLYDFEEVVSSTIVDRGSEYYNAGFVLKLTRQGDGRYSALVEGADMYEVAVQLDEEGNILSSYCDCSYDLGPVCKHEVAVYYELIDRLKANDFPEMAGTTLPDLKTVLESLSKVELIDILLHLADDDPNFHNELLFNHATVDEQQEIARFKRIIDSIIEKYTGREGFITYKYVGDFTNELSAVLNKVESVKNPLIAFEIAQGLLIEGIKSFQYADDSSGNIGYLLDQTIETMEAIAAGALGLDEQSEMLEKLIDLSKSEVFEGWNDFRIDLLGIGLNYAGNEQLRATLLNELEAMVNGSSANDYGRYENERIYNLMYDIFETHGTSEKARQFLQKNLNYPTFRKRLMQYELKEGNYENVLALASEGESLDKDYRGLVTRWKKWRYKAYKLMKAFDEQMTIGRELLIEGEFEFYWELKDLAEDATAFYEEVKQELAVKNQWMFVKLIEAENDVEAILDYVRENPSMVERYLEYLVDSHAEEAIGLFKTHVKEIAQNSFNRKGYKEVCQVLKRYGKVAGREAQMNLAEELKQTYKNRPAFQDELGKL from the coding sequence ATGAATCTTTATGATTTTGAAGAGGTAGTGAGCTCCACTATCGTCGATCGCGGTTCCGAATATTATAATGCTGGATTCGTTTTAAAGCTAACACGCCAGGGAGATGGACGATATAGTGCGCTTGTTGAGGGGGCAGATATGTATGAGGTTGCCGTCCAGCTAGATGAGGAAGGCAATATCCTTTCGTCTTATTGCGATTGCTCTTATGATTTGGGGCCGGTGTGTAAACATGAAGTGGCGGTTTATTATGAGTTGATTGACAGACTAAAAGCTAATGATTTTCCTGAGATGGCCGGGACAACTCTGCCGGATTTGAAGACGGTCCTTGAAAGCCTATCCAAAGTGGAACTGATTGATATACTCCTTCATTTAGCGGACGACGATCCGAATTTTCATAATGAGTTGCTCTTCAATCATGCAACTGTCGATGAGCAACAGGAGATTGCTCGCTTCAAGAGGATAATCGATTCGATCATTGAGAAATATACTGGCAGAGAAGGGTTTATTACATATAAATATGTTGGCGACTTCACGAACGAACTGTCCGCCGTACTGAATAAAGTTGAGTCGGTGAAAAATCCGTTGATTGCCTTTGAAATTGCGCAGGGGTTGTTGATTGAAGGGATAAAATCGTTTCAATACGCAGATGACTCAAGCGGTAATATTGGATATTTACTAGATCAAACAATTGAAACGATGGAAGCGATTGCAGCTGGAGCTTTAGGGTTGGACGAACAAAGCGAGATGTTGGAAAAACTCATTGACTTATCGAAATCGGAGGTTTTTGAAGGATGGAATGACTTTCGAATCGATTTGCTCGGCATCGGTCTGAACTATGCAGGAAATGAGCAATTGCGGGCGACTTTACTGAATGAGCTAGAAGCAATGGTGAACGGTTCGTCTGCAAATGATTATGGTCGGTATGAAAATGAACGAATTTACAACTTAATGTATGACATCTTTGAAACTCACGGCACGTCAGAGAAAGCGAGACAGTTTCTACAGAAGAACCTAAATTATCCTACATTCCGGAAACGGTTGATGCAATATGAATTGAAGGAAGGCAACTATGAAAACGTGTTGGCGTTGGCTTCTGAAGGGGAAAGTTTGGACAAGGATTATCGTGGTTTGGTTACGCGGTGGAAGAAATGGCGCTACAAAGCGTATAAACTAATGAAAGCATTTGATGAGCAAATGACAATAGGTCGTGAATTATTGATAGAAGGAGAATTTGAATTTTATTGGGAATTGAAGGATCTGGCCGAGGACGCGACAGCTTTTTATGAAGAAGTGAAGCAGGAATTGGCTGTTAAAAATCAGTGGATGTTTGTGAAGCTCATTGAAGCTGAAAATGATGTTGAGGCCATCCTTGATTATGTCCGTGAAAATCCTTCAATGGTGGAACGATACTTGGAATACTTGGTTGATTCCCATGCAGAAGAGGCAATCGGACTGTTCAAAACTCATGTAAAAGAGATCGCACAAAACTCATTTAACCGGAAGGGATATAAGGAAGTTTGCCAAGTGCTGAAGCGCTATGGCAAAGTTGCAGGACGAGAAGCCCAAATGAACCTTGCAGAGGAACTAAAACAGACATACAAAAACCGCCCCGCTTTTCAGGATGAATTGGGTAAGCTTTAA
- a CDS encoding ABC transporter permease, translating into MKLGVSALLKRTFLETHGRPMYRFLLYLTGLPLHLLVTLFYLLKRKNSTYAATMAGVEWELADEKRNYLVAYEGQLHRKAEFFEEKRSHEEIHREAEKLADARLKEEAARRADERLTQNGVRKETYAAYFLSLLDRPLFLIASILPGSVMYCWLFLMSNPFLKYIMERLVQSVFVIIGVGILVFTILYISPFDPASNILGESATKEQIAAFNRIHGLDLPYLQQLWNALKGIATFDLGSSFAGSEDVASSIKNKFPVTFTIAMFSVVMAIVIAIPVGILSATRPNSFLDTTFMFIALIGLSIPNFWQGLIFILNFSIKLNWLPATYSPGNVWSMIMPVVVLGTGLTASIARMMRSSLLEIIHEDYIITARAKGLTKSQMLWKHAVGNAMIPVITVIGLMFGGMLGGAAVTEKVFNIKGIGSYIVDKQFIPDIPAIMGGVVYIAITISLVNLLIDILYAFLDPRIRSKMKQS; encoded by the coding sequence ATGAAACTTGGCGTATCTGCCTTGCTCAAAAGAACGTTCCTAGAGACGCATGGAAGGCCGATGTATCGATTCTTGCTCTATTTGACGGGACTGCCTCTCCATTTACTTGTTACTCTCTTTTATTTATTGAAGAGAAAAAATAGTACATACGCAGCAACGATGGCAGGAGTCGAGTGGGAGCTAGCAGATGAAAAACGCAACTATTTAGTAGCATATGAGGGGCAATTGCATCGGAAAGCGGAATTTTTCGAGGAGAAGAGAAGCCACGAAGAGATTCATAGGGAGGCGGAAAAGCTGGCGGACGCACGGCTGAAGGAAGAGGCTGCGCGACGGGCTGATGAAAGGCTAACGCAAAACGGTGTGCGGAAAGAGACATATGCCGCATATTTCCTGTCTCTCCTTGACCGGCCGTTATTCCTCATCGCTTCGATTTTGCCAGGGAGTGTCATGTATTGTTGGCTGTTTTTGATGAGCAACCCATTTTTGAAATACATTATGGAGCGGCTCGTCCAAAGCGTGTTCGTCATTATCGGGGTTGGGATACTCGTTTTTACCATCCTTTATATTTCACCTTTCGATCCTGCTTCCAACATCCTTGGTGAGTCGGCGACGAAGGAGCAAATTGCCGCATTCAACCGCATCCATGGTCTGGATCTTCCATATTTGCAACAGTTATGGAATGCATTGAAAGGAATCGCGACGTTCGATCTCGGCTCATCGTTTGCGGGAAGTGAGGATGTTGCGTCGAGCATCAAGAATAAATTCCCGGTCACGTTTACGATTGCAATGTTTTCCGTCGTCATGGCCATTGTCATCGCTATTCCGGTCGGCATCTTATCTGCGACACGACCGAATTCGTTCTTGGATACGACATTCATGTTCATCGCTTTGATCGGTTTATCGATTCCGAATTTCTGGCAAGGTCTCATCTTCATCCTGAATTTCTCGATTAAGCTGAATTGGCTGCCTGCGACTTATAGCCCGGGAAATGTCTGGTCGATGATCATGCCAGTTGTTGTGCTCGGAACAGGGCTCACCGCTTCGATTGCAAGGATGATGCGTTCATCATTGTTGGAAATCATCCATGAGGACTACATCATTACGGCACGCGCAAAAGGGCTGACGAAAAGCCAGATGCTTTGGAAGCATGCGGTTGGGAATGCAATGATTCCGGTTATTACGGTCATCGGTCTGATGTTTGGCGGCATGCTCGGAGGTGCTGCGGTGACGGAGAAAGTGTTCAATATTAAAGGGATTGGCAGTTATATTGTGGATAAGCAATTTATTCCAGATATCCCAGCCATTATGGGCGGCGTCGTCTATATCGCGATTACGATATCGCTCGTGAATTTACTGATTGATATTTTGTACGCATTCCTCGACCCGCGTATCCGTTCGAAGATGAAACAATCGTAA
- a CDS encoding ABC transporter substrate-binding protein translates to MGKRLVIMMLALIVVLAGCVKTKSDVSGEKDSGETKGGGGSGKVTIELLGTSAGEEDMNIVRDQLIKNGFDVKLNIQPDYGSFKAQRDAGNYDIALSSWTTVTGNPDYAVRSLFKSDGDNSNINDSEVDGLIEKASTETPDEFKGTYKQLEQRIVGEKAYIAPLYISFKAQGINKDVLNPDTVRLAKSRAIAWETIDFNDAAKRDAAALITQQAIGSLTSLDPIKGNDGSINTLNTNMYVRLVNLTDDDQVVSDGSLSYNYAIGDGNTDYYFILRDDINFVKVADGKAVDTGERVGADDVVFSLNRAKDKDSVPDHRTYSLHESMKEVEIVTDLAELEEAKVSGGDGSILEALSEGLESEIAELVADKTAADSGAGKYQVVKVTTKEAFPQVLNYLAHQSAGIVSKQQVESINTYDVAAFNVNKDIPYGDQRTVTEGATYDNHLYASGPYILVKKNDYQADFVKNPAYRAGSEFEPKISEVTVRFIEDADSSLSALRNGEIHLFNGVPETKYELVENDDKLVLQKNDSNAVTYLLFNGADREVAKSENLRKAVLYSINQDEFLNFYQGNKKKAYSTVSPLVDTGNELMADPAKVKEFLAEYRAE, encoded by the coding sequence ATGGGAAAAAGATTAGTAATCATGATGCTCGCGCTTATCGTTGTGTTGGCGGGCTGTGTGAAAACGAAGTCGGATGTGTCCGGTGAAAAGGATAGTGGAGAGACTAAAGGCGGCGGGGGTTCCGGCAAAGTGACGATAGAGTTGCTTGGAACGAGTGCTGGCGAGGAGGACATGAATATTGTCCGTGACCAGCTCATTAAAAATGGTTTTGACGTGAAATTGAATATCCAGCCGGACTACGGCAGCTTCAAGGCGCAGCGCGATGCAGGGAATTATGATATCGCGTTGTCCAGCTGGACGACTGTGACGGGGAATCCGGATTATGCGGTCCGTTCTTTATTTAAATCTGATGGTGATAATAGCAATATTAATGATTCTGAAGTGGACGGTTTGATTGAGAAGGCGAGCACTGAAACACCTGATGAATTCAAGGGGACGTATAAGCAGCTTGAACAGCGGATTGTAGGCGAGAAAGCGTATATTGCGCCACTTTATATCTCATTTAAAGCGCAAGGGATCAATAAAGATGTGTTGAACCCGGATACAGTCCGTCTTGCGAAGTCGAGAGCGATCGCATGGGAGACGATCGATTTCAATGATGCAGCAAAGCGCGATGCGGCGGCGTTAATCACTCAGCAGGCGATCGGATCGTTGACGTCGCTTGACCCGATCAAAGGGAACGACGGCTCGATTAATACGTTGAATACGAATATGTATGTGCGCCTCGTCAATTTGACGGATGACGACCAAGTTGTTTCGGACGGATCGCTTTCGTATAACTATGCGATTGGCGACGGAAATACGGATTATTATTTCATTCTCCGTGATGACATCAATTTTGTAAAAGTGGCGGACGGAAAAGCGGTCGATACAGGGGAGCGCGTTGGTGCGGATGATGTCGTGTTTTCATTGAACCGCGCGAAAGACAAGGATTCTGTGCCGGATCACCGGACGTACAGCTTGCATGAAAGCATGAAGGAAGTCGAAATCGTGACGGATCTCGCGGAGCTGGAAGAGGCGAAGGTTTCCGGCGGCGACGGGTCTATCCTGGAGGCTCTTAGTGAGGGGCTTGAATCTGAAATCGCGGAGCTTGTGGCAGACAAAACTGCCGCTGACAGCGGCGCAGGAAAATACCAAGTTGTCAAAGTGACGACAAAAGAGGCTTTCCCGCAAGTGCTGAATTATTTGGCTCACCAATCTGCTGGGATCGTATCAAAGCAGCAAGTTGAAAGCATTAATACGTATGACGTGGCGGCGTTTAATGTGAATAAAGATATTCCGTACGGCGACCAACGGACTGTGACGGAAGGTGCAACGTATGACAACCATCTATATGCGAGCGGTCCATATATTTTGGTGAAGAAAAACGACTACCAAGCGGACTTCGTGAAAAACCCGGCATACCGTGCGGGCAGCGAATTCGAACCGAAAATTTCTGAAGTGACGGTCCGTTTTATTGAAGACGCGGACAGTTCGTTGTCTGCATTGCGTAATGGCGAAATCCATCTATTCAACGGAGTGCCGGAAACGAAGTATGAGCTCGTCGAGAACGATGATAAGTTAGTATTGCAAAAGAACGACAGCAATGCAGTCACGTACTTGTTATTTAACGGAGCTGACCGGGAAGTTGCCAAAAGCGAAAACCTGCGGAAAGCCGTTCTCTATTCCATCAACCAAGACGAATTCTTGAACTTCTACCAAGGGAATAAGAAGAAAGCCTACTCCACAGTAAGCCCGTTAGTCGACACAGGCAACGAGCTCATGGCAGACCCGGCGAAAGTCAAAGAGTTCTTGGCGGAATATCGGGCGGAGTAA
- a CDS encoding excalibur calcium-binding domain-containing protein, giving the protein MKKSLTGITVISLAFLLFITPIDSANATPAKFKNCTELNKTYPGGVAKDAKVRNVGGKTKFKPFVSAEIYKSHTKMDRDKDGIACEK; this is encoded by the coding sequence ATGAAAAAGAGCTTAACTGGAATCACCGTAATTTCCCTTGCATTCCTTCTATTCATAACGCCAATCGACTCAGCTAACGCAACCCCAGCCAAGTTTAAGAACTGCACCGAGTTGAATAAAACATATCCGGGCGGCGTCGCTAAAGATGCTAAAGTCCGAAACGTAGGTGGAAAAACGAAGTTTAAACCTTTTGTTTCAGCAGAAATTTACAAGTCGCACACAAAGATGGACCGCGACAAAGACGGCATTGCATGTGAAAAGTGA
- a CDS encoding ABC transporter permease, with product MEEKLKNRHALAVSREYPQANFTWIISLILSLIFLGNSFSFKTGDMNMVLFAFFIAYITTALFQFFIAWRMKHDLLGRGEIRKGTRRLGYVQLISLATGNVFAAAFAFNIINKRKTPEYTFAVYMFLTQLFVIAISAMNIFKPYVTDTFPVAMAVLLGIAVFHVAVLIIVAKSVKEVEAPQSLGVVAIIVLLTAMTGNIFALLLGWSLLLKSMSNDRSRIMKWNVMWEKITRNSMAAMGMFFIILMLTISVVSRFTFDYDLAVANDYGNILQQPSLAYPFGTDNFGRDVFSRIVFGARISLIVGFASTVIPAFIGGFLGGIAGYYSTRTDNVIMRLLDILYAIPGILLAIAIIAAFGANTMNLIIALSVGSIPTYARTMRANVLMVSNYDFVDSARALGTSDMSIIFKQVVPNSMAPMIVKSTLTIGGAVIATSSLSYLGLGVEPHIPEWGNILRVGSTYLESHSYLAVFPGLAIILLVLSFNFLGDGLRDALDPRLD from the coding sequence ATGGAAGAGAAGCTGAAAAATCGGCATGCATTGGCTGTATCAAGGGAATACCCGCAAGCGAATTTCACTTGGATCATTTCGTTGATCCTCTCATTGATCTTCTTAGGGAACAGTTTCTCGTTCAAAACCGGGGACATGAATATGGTTCTGTTCGCATTTTTTATCGCTTATATAACAACGGCGCTATTTCAGTTTTTCATTGCGTGGCGAATGAAGCATGATCTGCTTGGCCGTGGGGAAATCCGGAAAGGGACCCGGCGGCTCGGGTATGTGCAGCTCATCAGTTTAGCAACTGGGAATGTGTTTGCTGCTGCATTCGCGTTCAATATCATCAATAAACGAAAGACGCCGGAATACACTTTTGCCGTCTATATGTTCCTGACGCAACTGTTCGTCATTGCGATTTCGGCAATGAATATCTTCAAGCCGTATGTTACGGACACATTTCCAGTAGCGATGGCCGTTTTGCTGGGTATTGCGGTGTTCCATGTAGCGGTTTTGATTATCGTGGCGAAGTCAGTGAAGGAAGTAGAGGCGCCGCAATCACTGGGAGTTGTGGCGATCATCGTTCTTCTCACTGCAATGACGGGCAATATTTTCGCATTGCTGCTCGGTTGGAGCCTGTTGTTGAAATCAATGAGCAACGACCGTTCGCGCATCATGAAATGGAATGTGATGTGGGAGAAGATTACGCGGAATTCCATGGCTGCCATGGGGATGTTTTTCATTATCCTTATGCTGACGATTTCGGTTGTGAGTCGGTTCACGTTCGATTATGATCTTGCGGTCGCAAATGATTACGGCAATATTTTGCAGCAACCAAGCCTTGCCTATCCGTTTGGCACGGATAACTTCGGCCGCGATGTGTTTTCAAGGATTGTGTTTGGTGCAAGGATTTCCTTGATCGTCGGCTTCGCCTCTACTGTCATTCCGGCGTTCATTGGCGGATTTCTGGGAGGGATTGCGGGCTACTACAGTACGCGGACAGATAATGTAATCATGCGTTTGCTGGATATTTTGTACGCGATTCCCGGAATCCTACTCGCCATTGCGATTATCGCGGCATTTGGCGCCAATACGATGAACTTGATCATCGCGCTCAGCGTCGGGTCGATTCCGACGTATGCGAGGACGATGCGGGCGAATGTGTTGATGGTGTCGAATTATGATTTTGTCGATTCTGCTCGCGCTTTGGGAACTTCGGATATGTCGATCATCTTCAAACAGGTTGTGCCGAATTCAATGGCGCCGATGATTGTGAAGTCGACGTTGACGATTGGCGGGGCTGTCATTGCGACGAGCAGTTTGAGTTATTTAGGGCTCGGCGTTGAACCGCATATTCCGGAGTGGGGGAATATTCTGCGGGTCGGAAGCACGTATTTGGAATCCCATTCGTATTTGGCGGTTTTCCCGGGGCTCGCCATCATTCTGCTCGTCCTTTCCTTCAACTTTTTGGGGGATGGGCTGAGAGATGCGCTTGACCCGCGGCTTGATTGA